The Trichomycterus rosablanca isolate fTriRos1 chromosome 20, fTriRos1.hap1, whole genome shotgun sequence genomic interval ttattattattattattattattagtcaggTTCACTATTTTACTAGTGTGACATCTCTGATTGGCCATAAGACTTAGCGTGAAGTCTTGCAGAGGAGTAGAATCAAGCTTGTAATTATTAGTCCTATAACAACTGATTAAAGATGTTTAGTCAAATCTGGAGCATGATCGTCCATACATGCTTAGCTTCTATGTATGAATCTAATACTGACTTTACATATGTCAGAGGGGTTAGCCAGCAGCCCCTTCGGccagcaaaagaaaaaaaaagaaagaaaaattaatggataaaaaataattaattttaaaggtTGAACATTTTGTAGGTGTAGTTTATTGTGCACAAATATTCACAATTTGTCTTAAGTAGTTTTATTCTATAGACACGATTGCAGAAAATGGACCAGTGTCAGTATGTTTTTGCTTTTGATGTTCTATAGGTTTGTGGATGCACTTCTAAATTTTCTCTTGGTCTGGTACTACTGCACATTAACAATTCGTGAGAGCATTCTCATCAGTAATGGATCCAGGtcagtttattttaattgtctGCATTGGCTAGACACTAAAACACTAATACCTTACTAGATAAACAGCTCCTTATTGCAAATATATAGTATAAACATGGTCATGCGTTTCATTTTAGGATAAAGGGCTGGTGGGTGTTCCATCACTACGTATCAGCTTTTCTATCTGGTGTCATGCTGACTTGGTAAGTTCACAGTTTATCAGGTGCTCTGTAGCGTATGCTTTTGATGTTGGTGCTTGTGAGAAGAATAATATGTTATTGAAATAAAATTTAAGTTTCCCTTCCATAAAAACACCTAGACAATCCACACTTTTCTGTTCAAATCCCCCAAATTCTTCTCAGTTTTTTAGCATTTTGCACAGTGTGTGCTACAAAGCCAAAATATGTGAATACACCTCTTAATTACTGCTGACACTAACACTTAGTGCACTGGTGTAAGCTGGTGTATTTTTGGTGTAGACACTGCAGTATTTTACAGTCGCATGCTGAACTGTTTCTCCTCAGGCCTGAAGGAGAGATGTACCAAATGTTCAGAAACCAGTTTCTCGCCTACTGCTTCTATCAAAGTAAGTATTAAACAATACATCAAAAGCTGGGTCCATGATACGTCTAACATATAGGAGTAATACTTGGTCCCTTTTGTTTCTGCAGGCTTTGTGCAGTTCCTTCAGTATTACTATCAAAGTGGGTGTCTTTACAGACTGAAGGCTCTGGGAGAAAGACACAACATGGACTTGACAGTGGGTAAGAGGACCTGCTTCTCATGTTCCCCCAATTAGTGTTTACATAAGTGTTCCTCTGTTTCCTGCATGGTATTAGATGACTGACTGGTTGTGGCTTCCTCTGTCTTTCTGTATATCCTCATTTTGATATAGTTTCTGTTCTCGCAAGTTTTGCTTATTCAAACCACATAGATTCTTGTGTTTATTGCATTTAACTAAATTGTAGCACAATAATTGTCTATACTGCTAAGTTTTGATCACAAAAGTGTAATAAAAATGTctgttaaattaataaattgtaCTTTGCAGAGGGATTTCAGTCATGGATGTGGCGAGGGCTGACCTTTCTGCTGCCCTTTCTATTCTTCGGTCATGTAAGTTTGCTTTTTTTGCTAGATGTCGACTGTCATATGAGATAAATAAACATGGGACATCACTTTTGTTACTGTTGTATATCTTTCAGTTTTGGCAGCTTTACAGTGGTGTCTCCCTGTTCAGAATGGCTAAGCTTCCTGAATGTAAAGAGTGGCAGGTGAGTTTTACGTTCCCAGAATGCCTTATAGTGGCATATAATGATAGAATGGTGAAACTGTGGGTGGCAGCTCTGTTCTAATGTTCATTGTTTTGAAATAGATTGTCcaccttgtttgtttgttgcttGTTGTTAGGTGTCCTCACACTTTCAGCAATATAGCGTATATTGGAACTTTTGATTTATATAGTAATAAAGTAACTAATAAAGTGGCAACAAAGTCTGTAATGAAGATGGATTTTTTTGTATTCTCTGGTTTACTGTTATTTCTCTTCTTTGGCAGGTTTCTATGTGTGGACTTTGCTTTCTGGTATTATTTACAGGCAACTTCTTCACTACACTCGCAGTGGTGCGTCACAAGTTGAAAAACAAGCAGCAGAAAAAGAATCCATAAAGTGTGTGTCCATAAAATTGGTTTTACACTCCATTTGGCATCTgacaaaatgtataaaaatatagtaaaacCTGGGCACTCATgagtatttaatcatttaaaagatGTTATTGTGTAAGTATGTGCGCTTTAGAAAAAATATGAACATCATTGTTTTTTTAGTACTGATGTGTAACCCTGCTTCACTGATGTGACCTAATTCAGTTGAAAACATGTAATTTGTGCTTGTAGAAATAAATACtctatatttaaattataaagcTCGGATTTactggttatgattttatgttaaataaacagaaaatgcattttcatcttTACATGAAGGTTTATGGTTGGCACGACAGTGAAGCAAATTAAATGGTGATTTTACCTGATTAATTTTGCTTGATGACACTAGAAAATCTCCACTTCACCAAACTATTATACTTTATAGTGGTGCGTAAATCTAacattaaacatattttaatcttatgaaaaaactaaaatgtgtgaaaaacatTTGACAACAAAGATGTCATAAAATTGCTAAAATTGCCAAAACAATATCCCCCCACAGTTATTAGTCATTTTATATTTAGGGCTTATAACTTTCATCTTAATGAcctgtaatataaaatattttgtcGTATAAAGTTTTTTGACAGTACATtcccatttttttaatttatttcaggTGCTTGGGTAGTGTagcggtaaattacgctagcctcAGGATTTCTTCCAGAGtttaaatccccagtggtgctactgGCTGGTCAGGAGTGTACACATAGATATAAATTGAAAATGAACTTTCTGATTCAATATCTAGCTTGAGGAAAAAGTGGGTAGAAACTTTGGAATATCTGctaattcatttctttttattttttacatttttgatttATGCATTTCTAACGTAATACTTTGTAAAACTGAATTTCTTCAGTTCCAACACAAATATAGACATAATTTATGCATTATTCTAGTAAGTCTTGTAGAATAAATAGTAGTGAAAGCAGTTACCTGGAAAGTGTTGCAAAGCCATTTCTTAGGCTCCGGACTTAGGCTCTGTACACAAGTGACCAGCCTGGTAAAATTTCACCCATGGCTGGATGCTAATTTATCCACGTCACAAAGCTTCACAAATGTATAGTTATAATTACAgttgtatagttattatttacacatcttatattattattactgttattactataatatatacataactaatttttattattattaatattatgatgcatacctaactaatcttttattagaGACATTtggttgccttgtacctgtactgagcaatgacaataaatatctatctatctatctatctatctatctatctatctatctatctatctatctttctatctatctatctatctatctatctatctatctatctatctatctatctatctatctatctatctatctatctatctatctatcttatcttatcttatcttatcttatctatc includes:
- the tmem120ab gene encoding transmembrane protein 120A-like isoform X2, with the translated sequence MSSKLKEALQEWESLEKEFQQIQETHRLYMQKLDEVSKLQNSFTASITHQRKSLKDVSQSLRKLGKGLMEDETKHVEEIKEHLRERPGIFQQMEAFLPKKNGLYLSLVLGNVNVNLLSKKSKAAYKDEYEKFKLYVTVILLLLGFICQFFTYRFVDALLNFLLVWYYCTLTIRESILISNGSRIKGWWVFHHYVSAFLSGVMLTWPEGEMYQMFRNQFLAYCFYQSFVQFLQYYYQSGCLYRLKALGERHNMDLTVEGFQSWMWRGLTFLLPFLFFGHFWQLYSGVSLFRMAKLPECKEWQVSMCGLCFLVLFTGNFFTTLAVVRHKLKNKQQKKNP